The following nucleotide sequence is from Deltaproteobacteria bacterium.
GGGTCGCAAACTTGCCAATCACCTGCTTCTTCTGTTCATTCAATTGTGTCATCGGGGGGAACCGTAGCAAAAGAAAAATCGGTTGTAAAGGGGTGTTTCACCCGATGGGCGTTTCACCCGGTGGGTGTTCAATTGTTCCAGAGTAACCGCATCCTTTAGGGTAAACGGTCCCACCCGGAGGCGGCGGAGGGCAACAACCGTCCCACAGGTCCCTAAGGCCTTGGCGATATCCGGCAACAGGGAGCGAATGTAGGTCCCCTTCGAGCATTTTACGAAAAAAGTCAGGTCGTTCCCTTCAAGAGACTCCAGTTTCAATTCAGAAACCTTAACCACCCTCTTTATCACGGGGGTCTCTATCCCCTTCCGGGCCCACTCGTGTAAAGGACGCCCCTTGTATTTGACGGCACTATACCGCGGGGTTTCCTGTTCAATCTCTCCCCGAAATTGATCCAACACAGATTCAATGTCGGTTTGAAACAGTATTTCCGGAGGGGAAAAATTCTTCATAACCTTTCCGGTAATATCCCCCGTCTCCGTCTCCAAACCCAATCTCAAAACGCCCCGGTACTCCTTCTCCCCTTCCGTAATCTCCGAAACCCTTTTTGTCGCCGTCCCCAGACAAAGGGGCAACACCCCCGTGGCAAACGGATCGAGCGTCCCGGCATGCCCCACTTTTTTGAGGGAAAGAAGATGACGGATCTTCGCGACCACGTCATGCGAAGTCCAACCCGACGGTTTATCAATGATTAAGAACCCATTCATGATGTTATATTTTTTTGAGTGCTTCCTGAACGGCACCAAGAATTTTCGACTTCACCTCGGCAAGAGAACCAGGCACGGTGCATCCGGAGGCCCGGATATGACCACCCCCCTCAAACCGGGCCGCAATGGAGGCAACATCAACAAAATCCTTGGAGCGGAGGCTCACCTTGTACG
It contains:
- the truB gene encoding tRNA pseudouridine(55) synthase TruB, with translation MNGFLIIDKPSGWTSHDVVAKIRHLLSLKKVGHAGTLDPFATGVLPLCLGTATKRVSEITEGEKEYRGVLRLGLETETGDITGKVMKNFSPPEILFQTDIESVLDQFRGEIEQETPRYSAVKYKGRPLHEWARKGIETPVIKRVVKVSELKLESLEGNDLTFFVKCSKGTYIRSLLPDIAKALGTCGTVVALRRLRVGPFTLKDAVTLEQLNTHRVKRPSGETPLYNRFFFCYGSPR